From the genome of Polyangiaceae bacterium, one region includes:
- the mreC gene encoding rod shape-determining protein MreC, whose product MNLKRYRDLAVVLLALAVPFWFLRASMRDPRQVTGADKIIVRISTPIQFVAATLARALSNIWGEYIYLVDVKEDNARLASQNARLRERVRKLEELEQENLRLKRLLDMRTSVRTDVVSAQVIGKDTNEFFRIARVTLDRDAKNIGLNLPVISPDGIVGTTLKVSGDTVDVRLVVDAGSGVDIVVQRTGARGFVRGTGDESKYLCSVEYVQRTDEIEVGDLLVTSGVGRRFPKGIPVGTVTKVVKRDFGIYQQVFATPAVDFSRLEEVLIVTAPPGEEPQAQRDAPGASPPRR is encoded by the coding sequence ATGAACCTGAAGCGCTATCGCGACCTAGCCGTTGTTTTGCTCGCTCTCGCGGTTCCTTTTTGGTTCCTTCGCGCCAGCATGCGTGACCCGCGCCAAGTCACCGGCGCCGACAAGATCATCGTCCGTATCTCTACGCCCATTCAGTTCGTCGCCGCGACGCTCGCTCGGGCCCTGTCCAACATCTGGGGCGAGTACATCTACTTGGTCGACGTCAAAGAGGACAACGCGCGGCTCGCATCGCAAAACGCTCGCCTTCGTGAACGAGTCCGCAAGCTCGAGGAGCTAGAGCAGGAAAACCTGAGGCTGAAGCGCCTGCTCGACATGCGTACGAGCGTTCGGACCGACGTCGTCAGCGCGCAGGTCATTGGCAAGGACACGAATGAGTTTTTCCGGATCGCGCGCGTCACGCTCGATCGCGACGCGAAAAACATCGGGCTCAACCTTCCGGTCATCTCACCCGATGGAATCGTCGGTACGACGCTGAAAGTCTCGGGCGATACCGTTGACGTGCGTCTCGTCGTCGACGCGGGAAGCGGCGTCGACATCGTCGTTCAACGCACGGGCGCGCGAGGGTTTGTCCGCGGAACCGGCGACGAAAGCAAGTACCTATGCAGCGTTGAATACGTGCAACGCACGGATGAAATCGAAGTCGGTGACTTGCTCGTGACGAGCGGTGTTGGAAGGCGTTTTCCCAAGGGCATTCCCGTCGGCACCGTCACGAAAGTCGTCAAGCGCGACTTCGGCATTTATCAGCAAGTTTTCGCGACGCCCGCCGTCGACTTCTCGCGTCTCGAAGAAGTGCTCATCGTGACGGCTCCGCCCGGCGAGGAACCTCAGGCCCAACGCGATGCTCCCGGAGCGTCGCCACCGCGAAGGTGA
- a CDS encoding rod shape-determining protein, whose protein sequence is MIFDWLYGLFSNDLAIDLGTATTLIYVKGKGIVSCEPSVVAVQRDNRGGKKVLAVGREAKEMLGRTPGNIQAVRPLRDGVIADFEITEAMLRYFIARAHNRRTLVKPRIIICVPFGITEVEKRAVKESAEGAGAREVYLIEEPMAAAIGAGLPITEPSGNMVVDIGGGTTEVAVISLAGIVYSQSVRVGGDKMDESIMAYMKRKYNMAIGEQTAERIKITIGNAYPLEQQLTMEVKGRDMVAGIPKTVVVNSDEIRESLAEPTNAIVDAVLVALERTPPELAADIVDKGIVLTGGGSLLKNLDVLLREETGLPVMVCDDPISAVVLGCGKALDHLELLKEVTIG, encoded by the coding sequence ATGATCTTCGACTGGCTATACGGCCTGTTCTCGAACGATCTCGCGATCGATCTCGGCACCGCCACGACGCTCATCTACGTCAAGGGCAAGGGAATTGTCTCCTGTGAGCCCTCCGTGGTGGCCGTGCAGCGCGATAACCGCGGCGGCAAAAAGGTGCTCGCGGTCGGGCGCGAGGCGAAAGAAATGCTCGGACGAACCCCTGGAAACATTCAGGCGGTTCGACCCTTGCGTGATGGCGTCATCGCCGACTTCGAGATCACCGAAGCCATGCTGCGGTACTTCATCGCGCGCGCTCACAACAGGCGCACGCTCGTCAAGCCGCGCATCATCATCTGCGTTCCCTTCGGCATCACCGAAGTTGAAAAACGCGCCGTGAAAGAAAGCGCAGAAGGCGCCGGAGCTCGCGAGGTCTACCTCATCGAAGAGCCCATGGCCGCTGCCATCGGAGCCGGTTTGCCCATCACCGAGCCGTCCGGAAACATGGTCGTCGACATCGGCGGGGGCACCACCGAAGTCGCCGTCATCTCGCTCGCCGGAATCGTTTACTCCCAAAGTGTTCGCGTCGGCGGCGACAAGATGGACGAATCGATCATGGCCTACATGAAGCGCAAGTACAACATGGCCATCGGTGAACAAACGGCCGAGCGCATCAAGATCACCATCGGCAACGCGTACCCGCTCGAGCAACAGCTCACGATGGAAGTCAAAGGCCGCGACATGGTCGCCGGCATCCCGAAAACGGTCGTCGTCAACTCCGATGAAATCCGCGAATCGCTCGCCGAACCGACGAACGCCATCGTCGACGCCGTCCTCGTCGCGCTCGAAAGAACGCCACCCGAGCTTGCGGCTGACATCGTCGACAAGGGCATCGTGCTGACCGGTGGTGGGTCGCTGCTGAAGAATCTCGATGTGCTCTTGCGCGAGGAAACCGGCTTGCCCGTCATGGTATGCGACGACCCGATCAGCGCTGTCGTTCTTGGTTGCGGCAAAGCCCTCGACCACCTCGAGCTCTTGAAAGAAGTCACCATCGGGTGA
- the rpmG gene encoding 50S ribosomal protein L33, with translation MRDTIKMTCANCGRANYHTTKNKRTMTEKFVIKKFCPACRKHHEHKEGKISKG, from the coding sequence ATGCGCGACACGATCAAGATGACGTGCGCCAATTGCGGTCGGGCCAACTACCACACGACCAAGAACAAGCGGACGATGACGGAAAAGTTCGTCATCAAGAAGTTCTGTCCGGCTTGCCGCAAGCATCACGAGCACAAAGAAGGAAAAATCTCGAAAGGCTAA
- a CDS encoding RNA-binding protein, translated as MGGGVGFGGAAGPAGAPDRTLYVGNLPYDASIEEVEAMITSTGAGPVVRVHLPMDADGRKRGFGFVTMASAEAAKGAIEGLRGVDVRGRRLVVNLAHPKGERPPREERPGGYAGGGGGGGGGGYGGGPTGSYNAAPAPPPPQRRTFDDRRRRGANDDGPPGGGGGGGGGGGGGGRRNKNWDPRSRGEDDWDE; from the coding sequence ATGGGAGGTGGCGTTGGCTTCGGCGGCGCTGCAGGCCCTGCTGGCGCGCCCGATCGCACGCTCTACGTAGGCAACTTGCCGTACGACGCGAGTATCGAAGAGGTCGAAGCGATGATCACTTCGACGGGTGCCGGGCCTGTCGTGCGCGTGCACTTGCCCATGGATGCCGACGGGCGCAAACGCGGTTTTGGGTTTGTCACGATGGCAAGCGCCGAAGCAGCCAAAGGCGCAATCGAAGGCCTTCGTGGTGTCGACGTTCGCGGCCGGCGCCTCGTCGTGAACCTTGCGCATCCCAAAGGTGAACGTCCTCCGCGCGAAGAACGCCCCGGTGGTTACGCCGGTGGCGGTGGTGGTGGCGGCGGTGGTGGTTACGGCGGAGGTCCTACGGGTTCGTACAATGCGGCTCCCGCGCCGCCTCCTCCGCAGCGACGCACGTTCGACGATCGTCGTCGCCGCGGTGCGAATGATGATGGTCCGCCAGGTGGTGGCGGTGGTGGCGGCGGTGGTGGTGGTGGTGGCGGTCGTCGCAACAAGAACTGGGATCCCCGTTCGCGTGGCGAAGACGATTGGGACGAATGA
- a CDS encoding acyl-ACP desaturase: MLGGLFEVKKAMAEEFNIDRLMNSSGRVEFNDLDWSEVPKHKLTPEALRTLRYFLRTESSTFFYVKGLMSTRAVFEEPELAPFLCVWMYEEEFHGRAFQKFLEAYGEPVGESYRSNMYKERGFGERFDEWGQDLLGAVVPDHWPAVHMTWGTIQEFTTYHAYQALIERIDHPILNKICQRIMKQELRHYVFYREHAKRRLARSPITRMVNNIAVKAAWTPVGDGMCTKEDAVHAIRFLFDGLDGPVIPRVEQKARELPGLEWFNLFTQFAERHDIRRAPDSWFTKDFRENAKKSGAAAAAEIDAH; encoded by the coding sequence ATGTTAGGAGGTCTGTTCGAGGTAAAAAAGGCGATGGCTGAGGAGTTCAACATCGATCGTTTGATGAATTCGTCCGGGCGCGTCGAGTTCAACGACCTGGACTGGTCCGAAGTGCCCAAGCACAAGCTTACTCCCGAGGCACTCCGCACTTTGCGGTACTTCCTGCGTACCGAAAGTTCGACTTTCTTCTACGTCAAAGGCCTGATGTCCACGCGCGCGGTTTTCGAAGAACCGGAGCTTGCGCCGTTTCTCTGCGTCTGGATGTACGAAGAAGAATTTCATGGCCGTGCGTTTCAGAAGTTTCTCGAAGCGTACGGCGAACCCGTCGGCGAGTCGTACCGCTCGAACATGTACAAAGAACGCGGCTTCGGTGAACGGTTCGACGAATGGGGCCAAGACTTGCTCGGCGCCGTCGTCCCCGATCATTGGCCCGCCGTGCACATGACCTGGGGAACCATCCAGGAATTCACGACGTACCACGCGTACCAAGCTCTCATCGAACGGATCGATCATCCGATCCTGAACAAGATCTGCCAACGGATCATGAAACAAGAGCTGCGCCACTACGTGTTTTACCGCGAGCACGCAAAGAGGCGCCTGGCACGCAGCCCCATCACGCGCATGGTCAACAACATCGCGGTCAAAGCAGCGTGGACGCCCGTCGGAGATGGTATGTGCACCAAAGAAGACGCCGTGCACGCCATCCGATTCCTCTTCGATGGCCTCGACGGACCGGTGATTCCTCGCGTCGAACAGAAAGCACGCGAGCTCCCGGGCCTCGAGTGGTTCAACCTGTTCACGCAGTTCGCCGAACGTCACGACATTCGCCGCGCCCCCGATAGTTGGTTCACCAAAGACTTCCGCGAAAATGCGAAGAAGTCGGGTGCTGCTGCGGCCGCGGAAATCGACGCGCACTGA
- a CDS encoding prolipoprotein diacylglyceryl transferase → MAEPLIPYITIPEIPLGISLDLPYLGHIEPSIKPFGTLVALGVYIGSILSVKRAQQRGLDTKKMSEFFVWVVGIGFVGAHVFDALFYHPQRVLKDPFYLFMLWDGLSSYGGFVGAIIGGLAFKYLKNENILPYADVGGSAFTWGWVFGRAGCAVVHDHPGRLSDAWFAVRYPFRNGVIGRYDLGLYEFFLTIPLAIAVTLLWRGKPRPWGFYVGLICTAYAPVRFFLDFLREEDIGIVPGDPRYGGLTPAQWQSFGLLAIGLYFLLYVTKKNPVSPVPVNAESPVAEAPAQTEASAQNDTAVNDSAPVAKEPTNTSSES, encoded by the coding sequence GTGGCAGAGCCGCTGATCCCCTACATCACGATTCCCGAAATTCCGCTCGGCATATCGCTCGACCTACCCTACTTGGGGCACATCGAGCCGTCGATCAAGCCGTTCGGAACGCTCGTCGCGCTCGGTGTGTACATCGGCTCGATTTTGTCGGTGAAGCGAGCTCAGCAGCGAGGGCTCGACACGAAGAAGATGAGCGAGTTCTTCGTGTGGGTCGTCGGCATCGGGTTTGTCGGAGCTCACGTATTCGACGCGCTTTTTTACCATCCGCAGCGCGTCCTGAAGGATCCATTTTACCTGTTCATGCTCTGGGATGGTTTGTCCAGTTACGGTGGGTTTGTCGGAGCGATCATCGGGGGCCTTGCGTTCAAGTACCTCAAGAACGAGAACATTCTTCCGTATGCGGATGTTGGTGGGTCGGCGTTTACGTGGGGTTGGGTGTTCGGGCGAGCTGGATGTGCCGTCGTGCACGACCATCCGGGGCGTTTGTCGGATGCATGGTTTGCCGTCCGGTACCCGTTTCGCAACGGGGTCATCGGTCGCTACGATCTCGGGCTGTACGAGTTTTTCCTGACGATACCTCTCGCGATTGCAGTCACCCTGCTGTGGCGTGGCAAGCCACGTCCGTGGGGCTTTTACGTGGGGCTCATTTGCACCGCGTATGCGCCAGTGCGGTTTTTTCTGGATTTTTTGCGCGAGGAAGACATTGGCATCGTGCCGGGTGATCCCCGCTATGGGGGTCTGACGCCTGCGCAGTGGCAGTCGTTTGGCTTGCTTGCGATCGGCCTCTATTTCTTGCTGTATGTGACCAAGAAAAACCCCGTGTCGCCTGTGCCTGTGAATGCCGAGTCACCGGTTGCGGAGGCTCCGGCGCAAACCGAGGCATCTGCGCAAAATGATACGGCGGTGAACGATTCTGCTCCTGTGGCCAAGGAGCCGACGAACACAAGTTCGGAGAGCTGA
- a CDS encoding patatin-like phospholipase family protein, producing MRALSLPGCACRGAFQIAVMSRLVAAGERFDLVAGASSGSLTGATYVSGLASVGPDMWRSMAGTPVVSRRYLRSEKSVFGMSVVLREALERFLPEDKLHGTSTELLVATTHARRFLTGKQNALVVHSNRTRRDMHDVLVASCFIPIIYARLPVLDGEVHIDGGAADNTLMDELVGRGATDITVITPFPEGRIARTIFAKEAPPIAPPGVRLRLIFPERALRQKHFDFAPEPLEEALSMPHREVVFEPKTTIDTRVQIAR from the coding sequence GTGCGTGCGCTGTCGTTACCAGGCTGCGCCTGCCGAGGCGCATTTCAGATTGCCGTGATGTCGCGCCTCGTTGCCGCAGGCGAACGCTTCGACCTCGTTGCAGGCGCATCGTCAGGGTCGCTCACAGGCGCAACCTACGTGTCAGGTCTCGCATCCGTCGGTCCCGACATGTGGCGCTCGATGGCCGGCACACCCGTCGTGTCGAGACGCTATCTGCGTAGCGAAAAGAGCGTCTTCGGCATGAGCGTCGTGCTTCGCGAAGCGCTGGAACGATTTCTCCCCGAGGACAAACTCCATGGCACGAGCACGGAGCTGCTCGTCGCGACGACGCACGCGCGTCGTTTCCTCACGGGCAAGCAGAACGCACTCGTGGTGCACTCGAATCGCACGCGACGCGACATGCACGATGTCCTCGTCGCGTCGTGCTTCATCCCCATCATCTACGCCCGCCTTCCGGTGCTCGATGGCGAAGTGCACATCGATGGCGGAGCTGCCGACAACACGCTGATGGATGAGCTCGTCGGTCGTGGCGCGACCGACATCACCGTCATCACGCCCTTCCCCGAAGGCCGCATCGCTCGCACGATCTTCGCCAAGGAAGCACCTCCGATAGCTCCACCTGGCGTGCGCTTGCGGCTCATTTTCCCCGAACGAGCCCTCCGGCAAAAACACTTCGATTTCGCCCCAGAACCGCTCGAAGAAGCCCTGTCGATGCCGCACCGAGAAGTCGTGTTCGAGCCGAAAACCACGATCGACACACGCGTGCAGATCGCTCGCTAA
- a CDS encoding molybdenum cofactor biosynthesis protein MoaB gives MSETLRIATFTLSDTRTRVDDVGGRLLREKLEAAGFAIALHDILREDSDSLRETIHHTCDSNVADAIILTGGTGIAPRDRTIEVLEPMFSKTIDGFGEAFRRLSWDAIGPRAILSRATAGIIRGHVVVALPGSPQAVELAIDTLIAPMLHHAVALASGRGGKHASHGHHHHASEKKH, from the coding sequence ATGTCCGAAACATTGCGTATTGCTACATTCACGCTGAGCGACACGCGGACGCGCGTCGATGACGTCGGTGGACGCCTACTTCGCGAAAAACTCGAGGCCGCCGGATTTGCCATCGCGCTGCACGACATCCTTCGCGAAGACAGCGATTCGCTACGCGAAACCATTCACCACACGTGCGATTCCAACGTCGCAGACGCCATCATTTTGACGGGTGGGACGGGCATCGCTCCGCGTGACCGCACCATCGAAGTGCTCGAGCCCATGTTCAGCAAGACCATCGACGGGTTTGGCGAGGCATTCCGTCGTTTGTCCTGGGACGCCATCGGCCCGCGCGCGATCCTGTCGCGTGCCACCGCCGGCATCATCCGCGGACACGTCGTCGTGGCGCTGCCCGGAAGCCCACAAGCCGTCGAGCTAGCGATCGACACGCTGATTGCCCCGATGCTGCATCACGCGGTAGCTCTGGCGTCGGGTCGCGGCGGCAAACACGCGTCCCACGGACATCACCACCACGCTTCCGAAAAGAAGCACTGA
- a CDS encoding molybdopterin molybdotransferase MoeA, producing MLTYEEALAKLLGSARPIAAERVGVDESTGRVLAEDIVAHVPMPAFDYSSMDGYAVNTDDLAGAGPWDLPVIGESAAGGELPTFAPHSACRIFTGAPTPQGTNAVIPQENVERTGDTIRITHAPKPFACIRMRGEDLAQGAIALRQGTRMNPGHAALAAALDHAFVLVARRPVVTILCSGDELRSPGTPGRPGSIAESNGIFVAAAARRAGAIARVGAYVPDRADVARDAVAEALRGSDLVVTIGGVSVGDHDVMRGAFEAAGVTLDFWRVAIKPGKPIAVGRAGQTQVIGLPGNPASASLTWYLFGAPLVRAMQGDGSPLPRRERLEILGAIERSPGREEFVRAKLEASPQGTRARILANQASGAVTSFARANVLVVVPKDMGRVEDGSTLEAIRIDEF from the coding sequence ATGCTCACCTACGAAGAAGCTCTCGCCAAGCTGCTCGGCAGCGCACGACCCATTGCAGCCGAACGTGTTGGCGTCGATGAATCGACAGGTCGAGTGCTCGCGGAAGACATCGTCGCGCACGTTCCCATGCCGGCGTTCGACTACAGCTCGATGGACGGCTACGCCGTAAACACGGACGACCTTGCCGGCGCGGGTCCGTGGGATTTGCCGGTCATCGGCGAGAGCGCGGCAGGCGGCGAATTGCCAACGTTTGCCCCACATTCGGCCTGTCGCATCTTCACGGGCGCACCGACGCCGCAAGGGACGAACGCCGTCATCCCGCAAGAAAACGTGGAGCGCACCGGCGACACGATTCGCATCACGCACGCGCCAAAACCGTTTGCATGCATACGAATGCGCGGCGAAGACCTCGCCCAAGGTGCGATCGCTTTGCGTCAAGGTACGCGCATGAACCCCGGTCACGCGGCCCTCGCGGCGGCGCTCGATCATGCGTTTGTCTTGGTCGCACGCAGGCCCGTCGTGACGATCCTTTGCTCCGGCGACGAACTGCGTTCGCCGGGTACGCCTGGACGGCCGGGATCCATCGCCGAATCGAACGGTATCTTCGTGGCCGCAGCCGCTAGGCGTGCGGGCGCGATTGCGCGCGTGGGCGCGTACGTGCCCGATCGCGCGGACGTCGCGCGCGATGCCGTCGCCGAAGCGCTGCGCGGAAGCGACCTCGTCGTGACGATCGGCGGCGTCAGCGTGGGTGATCACGACGTGATGCGCGGAGCCTTCGAAGCAGCCGGCGTGACGCTCGACTTTTGGCGCGTGGCCATCAAGCCTGGCAAGCCCATCGCCGTCGGTCGTGCAGGACAAACCCAAGTGATCGGTCTCCCCGGCAACCCAGCCAGCGCATCGCTCACTTGGTATCTCTTCGGCGCTCCGCTCGTTCGCGCCATGCAAGGCGACGGAAGTCCCCTACCACGCCGCGAGCGCCTCGAGATCCTCGGAGCCATTGAACGATCACCTGGCCGTGAAGAGTTCGTACGGGCCAAACTCGAAGCGAGCCCGCAAGGCACACGCGCCAGAATCCTCGCCAATCAAGCATCCGGGGCCGTCACGAGCTTCGCGCGCGCCAATGTGCTCGTCGTGGTGCCGAAAGACATGGGCCGTGTCGAAGACGGCAGCACGCTCGAAGCCATTCGTATTGATGAGTTTTGA
- a CDS encoding molybdenum cofactor biosynthesis protein MoaE: MSAGRIRREPLSLDEVTCLVARPEAGAIATFLGVVRNMNDGRAVTLLEYEAYGTMAEAELARIIEEMEREMPEVRVAATHRIGSLSVGDAAVVCAASAPHRHEAFVACRELIDRIKARLPIWKREHGPDGPYWVGWEDARCSPDHGEHEHHHR, from the coding sequence ATGAGTGCGGGGCGTATTCGTCGCGAGCCGCTTTCGTTGGATGAAGTGACGTGTCTCGTCGCGCGTCCCGAAGCGGGTGCGATCGCCACGTTTTTGGGCGTCGTGCGCAACATGAACGATGGCCGTGCCGTCACGTTGCTCGAGTACGAAGCGTACGGAACGATGGCCGAAGCGGAGCTCGCGCGCATCATCGAGGAGATGGAGCGCGAAATGCCCGAAGTTCGCGTTGCGGCGACGCATCGCATCGGGTCGCTGTCGGTTGGCGATGCAGCGGTCGTTTGTGCTGCAAGTGCTCCGCATCGGCACGAAGCGTTCGTCGCGTGCCGCGAGCTCATCGATCGCATCAAGGCGCGCTTGCCGATATGGAAGCGTGAACATGGCCCCGATGGTCCGTATTGGGTGGGCTGGGAAGATGCGCGGTGCTCACCGGATCATGGCGAGCACGAGCATCACCATCGTTGA
- the moaC gene encoding cyclic pyranopterin monophosphate synthase MoaC: MDYVFSFEADEAGPDLDLMPLAARRALDHAGLHLPLEGWRSLSVDERKRITRAGGQSAVDVSTVATIVSYAKPPARPIDPIADPTPEFLPVGLSSRRGMDAQRWATLGGLERYALAHAAERALKRGKPKILTTAIESVLARALEPVSSRAPVIVSEPKQLSTHIGPSGDVRMVDVAEKAPTRRRAVATSRVRMSAETVERLLRGDTPKGEVLATARIAGIMAAKRTPDIIPMCHAIALSHVEIQIDIDKPSATALITARAEAVDRTGVEMEAMVAASIAALTMYDMLKGIDREIVVEQVMLVEKSGGRSGHFRRST; this comes from the coding sequence ATGGATTACGTCTTCTCGTTCGAAGCAGACGAAGCGGGGCCCGATTTGGATCTCATGCCGCTCGCTGCACGCCGCGCCCTCGATCATGCGGGCTTGCATCTTCCACTCGAAGGTTGGCGATCTTTGTCGGTCGATGAGCGGAAACGCATCACGCGTGCAGGCGGGCAAAGCGCGGTCGATGTGTCGACCGTTGCGACGATCGTTTCATATGCCAAACCTCCCGCGCGCCCGATCGATCCCATTGCTGATCCCACGCCCGAATTCTTGCCTGTGGGATTGTCTTCGAGGCGAGGCATGGATGCGCAGCGTTGGGCGACGCTCGGAGGCTTGGAGCGTTACGCCTTGGCGCATGCTGCAGAACGCGCGCTGAAACGAGGAAAGCCCAAGATTCTCACGACTGCGATCGAGTCCGTTTTGGCCCGAGCGCTTGAACCGGTCTCGTCCCGCGCTCCGGTCATTGTTTCGGAACCAAAGCAACTGTCGACGCACATCGGTCCTTCGGGTGATGTGCGTATGGTGGATGTCGCGGAAAAAGCCCCGACACGAAGGCGTGCGGTGGCTACGTCACGCGTGCGCATGAGCGCGGAGACCGTCGAGCGGCTCTTGCGCGGTGATACGCCGAAGGGCGAAGTGCTCGCGACCGCGCGCATTGCGGGCATCATGGCTGCCAAACGCACGCCGGACATCATTCCGATGTGTCACGCCATCGCGCTGTCGCATGTCGAAATTCAGATCGACATCGACAAACCTTCGGCGACGGCGCTCATCACGGCGCGCGCGGAAGCGGTCGATCGCACGGGCGTCGAGATGGAAGCGATGGTGGCTGCATCGATCGCAGCGCTGACGATGTACGACATGCTCAAAGGCATCGATCGCGAGATAGTGGTGGAGCAGGTGATGCTCGTGGAAAAGAGTGGCGGACGTTCAGGACATTTCCGGAGGTCGACATGA
- the moaA gene encoding GTP 3',8-cyclase MoaA, giving the protein MAMTHDTQGNARRSLPIVSSRLGVPKRMEPGPPPRSVRLSVTDRCDFACTYCRPSRSDGYTDGRLMTSAWRTMFEALRHAGVRRVRLTGGEPLVHPEIVSIVKHLSSIGFEDVALTTNASQLARLAKPLREAGLHRLNISIDTLDADRFRAVTRGGELAPVLAGIDAAVEAGFVPIKLNTVVLRGVNDDEIERILLWAWERRLVPRFLEIMPIAEGAKLVAEHLVTASDIRRMLAHHLVDEDAVVDPGLGPAKYVHARHDPTLRVGFITGTSDTFCETCDRLRVSSTGVLRPCLATDDGVDASSAARSGDAEEITRQIDEAWSMKPDGKVWKGCTEETAARVSMRAIGG; this is encoded by the coding sequence ATGGCCATGACGCACGACACGCAAGGCAATGCAAGGCGATCGCTGCCGATCGTGTCTTCGCGCCTCGGTGTTCCCAAGCGAATGGAGCCTGGGCCGCCGCCGCGAAGCGTGCGCCTTTCGGTGACGGATCGTTGCGACTTCGCGTGCACGTATTGCCGGCCGTCGCGCAGTGATGGGTACACCGACGGGCGGCTCATGACATCGGCGTGGCGCACGATGTTCGAAGCGTTGCGGCATGCAGGCGTGCGTCGAGTGCGCCTCACGGGCGGCGAGCCGCTCGTGCATCCGGAAATCGTTTCGATTGTAAAACATCTGTCCTCGATTGGTTTCGAAGACGTCGCGCTGACGACCAATGCTTCGCAGCTTGCGCGTCTTGCAAAACCACTGCGAGAAGCGGGTTTGCATCGACTGAACATCTCCATCGACACGCTCGATGCAGACCGTTTTCGCGCGGTCACGCGAGGTGGCGAGCTTGCCCCGGTGCTCGCGGGAATCGACGCAGCGGTGGAAGCTGGGTTTGTCCCGATCAAACTGAACACGGTCGTTTTGCGCGGCGTGAACGACGACGAGATCGAGCGGATTTTGCTTTGGGCGTGGGAGCGGAGGCTCGTGCCGCGATTTCTCGAAATCATGCCGATCGCCGAAGGAGCAAAGCTGGTTGCGGAGCATCTCGTGACGGCGTCCGACATACGCCGGATGCTTGCGCATCACCTCGTCGACGAGGACGCGGTGGTCGATCCTGGGCTTGGTCCGGCCAAGTATGTTCACGCGCGGCACGATCCGACGCTTCGCGTTGGGTTCATCACGGGGACGAGCGACACGTTTTGCGAAACGTGCGACCGGCTTCGAGTGTCGTCGACGGGCGTGCTTCGGCCGTGTTTGGCGACGGACGATGGCGTTGACGCGTCGAGTGCTGCGCGGAGCGGCGATGCGGAAGAGATCACGCGGCAGATTGACGAAGCCTGGTCGATGAAGCCCGACGGCAAGGTTTGGAAGGGTTGCACCGAAGAAACGGCAGCTCGGGTATCGATGCGGGCCATTGGCGGCTAG
- a CDS encoding MoaD/ThiS family protein: MLAFAGARDVLGTSELLLPMDGKCTADELLTRVCQQFPRLEPYRRSIRVAVNGTYARSDDEVRPGDEVALIPPVAGG, translated from the coding sequence GTGCTCGCGTTTGCGGGGGCACGTGACGTCCTTGGGACGTCCGAGTTGCTCTTGCCAATGGATGGAAAGTGTACGGCGGACGAGCTCTTGACCCGCGTATGTCAGCAATTTCCAAGACTCGAGCCGTACCGTCGATCGATTCGAGTTGCGGTGAACGGCACGTATGCGCGTTCGGACGATGAGGTTCGACCGGGCGATGAAGTTGCGCTGATCCCGCCGGTTGCGGGAGGTTGA